A window from Citrus sinensis cultivar Valencia sweet orange chromosome 3, DVS_A1.0, whole genome shotgun sequence encodes these proteins:
- the LOC102630538 gene encoding argininosuccinate synthase, chloroplastic, giving the protein MAQLKEVSLCSSINFAFHAPKRGSLLYHDKLSFPRKLHSFQEFGSRASELNGRAVVSSTCNVIRACEPKAIQALLSSEREVESAPKSGGGRRGKLNKVVLAYSGGLDTSVIVPWLRENYGCEVVCFTADVGQGIKELDGLEEKAKASGACQLVVKDLKEEFVKDYIFPCLRAGAIYERKYLLGTSMARPVIAKAMVDVAREVGADAVAHGCTGKGNDQVRFELTFFALNPELNVVAPWREWDIQGREDAIEYAKKHNVPVPVTKKSIYSRDRNLWHLSHEGDILEDPENEPKKDMYMMSVDPEDAPNQPEYLEIGIVSGIPVSVNGKKLSPASLLAELNEIGGRHGIGRIDMVENRLVGMKSRGVYETPGGTILFSAVQELESLTLDRETMQVKDSLALKYAELVYAGRWFDPLRESIDAFMENITKTTTGSVTLKLYKGSVSVTGRTSPKSLYRQDISSFESGQIYDQADAAGFIRLYGLPMRVRAMLERGI; this is encoded by the exons ATGGCTCAATTGAAGGAAGTGTCGCTGTGTTCATCGATCAATTTCGCCTTTCATGCCCCCAAAAGAg gttcCTTGTTGTATCATGATAAATTATCATTCCCAAGGAAGTTGCATTCATTCCAAGAG TTTGGGTCGAGAGCAAGCGAACTTAATGGTCGTGCAGTTGTTAGCAGCACTTGCAATGTCATCCGAGCTTGTGAGCCAAAAG CTATTCAAGCACTTCTCTCAAGTGAGAGAGAGGTGGAATCTGCACCTAAAAGTGGTGGAGGGCGACGTGGCAAGTTGAATAAGGTTGTTTTAGCTTATAGCGGTGGCTTAGACACTTCAGTCATTGTGCCATGGCTAAG GGAGAATTATggttgtgaggttgtttgttTCACTGCTGATGTTGGTCAA GGAATCAAGGAATTGGATGGGTTGGAAGAGAAGGCCAAGGCTAGTGGAGCTTGTCAGTTAGTGGTGAAGGATTTGAAGGAGGAATTTGTTAAAGACTATATATTTCCTTGCTTGCGAGCTGGTGCAATTTATGAGAGAAAGTATCTGCTGGGAACATCAATGGCCCGCCCCGTTATTGCCAAG GCCATGGTGGATGTTGCCAGAGAAGTTGGAGCTGATGCTGTCGCTCATGGGTGCACAGGAAAAGGAAATGACCAG GTCCGCTTTGAGCTTACATTCTTTGCTTTAAATCCTGAGTTGAATGTTGTGGCTCCATGGAGGGAATGGGATATTCAGGGAAGAGAAGATGCTATTGAATATGCTAAGAAGCACAACGTGCCTGTTCCTGTAACAAAAAAATCCATATACAGTAGAGACCGGAATTTATGGCACTTGAGCCATGAG GGGGACATCTTGGAAGATCCAGAAAATGAGCCGAAAAAAGATATGTACATGATGTCTGTTGATCCAGAAGATGCACCTAACCAACCTGA ATACCTTGAAATTggtatagtctcgggaatcccTGTTTCAGTTAATGGGAAGAAGCTATCTCCAGCATCTCTTCTAGCTGAACTCAATGAAATTGGAGGAAGACATGGAATAGGACGTATTGACATGGTCGAAAACAGGCTTGTTGGTATGAAAAGCCGTGGAGTCTATGAAACTCCTGGCGGCACCATCCTCTTCAGTGCTGTGCAGGAGCTTGAGTCCTTAACACTTGACCGAGAAACAATGCAAGTTAAAGATTCCTTGGCTCTCAAGTATGCCGAACTGGTTTATGCAGGAAGATGGTTTGACCCACTTCGTGAATCAATAGACGCATTTATGGAGAACATCACTAAGACGACGACTGGTTCTGTCACACTCAAGTTGTATAAAGGATCTGTTTCTGTAACAGGGCGGACAAGCCCCAAGAGTCTGTACAGGCAAGATATCTCTTCATTTGAGAGCGGGCAGATATATGATCAGGCTGATGCTGCCGGATTTATTCGGCTC